The Verrucomicrobium spinosum DSM 4136 = JCM 18804 genome includes a region encoding these proteins:
- a CDS encoding GNAT family N-acetyltransferase, with protein sequence MPQLSAPSEPRIEPATLEDLPQLANLVMALLGEEEDFTPNRIKQEHGLRLILEQPLRGRIFVLRNDHTLIGMVNLLFTISTAEGGFVILMEDVIVHPMHRGQGYGSMLLKHAIEFAREKKFKRITLLTDRISAESQRFFQKHDFVFSHMIPMRLLFGDESAG encoded by the coding sequence ATGCCTCAACTGTCCGCACCGTCTGAACCCCGCATCGAGCCCGCCACGCTGGAAGACCTTCCACAACTGGCGAACTTGGTCATGGCTCTGCTCGGGGAGGAGGAGGACTTTACCCCCAATCGGATCAAGCAGGAACACGGGCTCCGGCTCATTCTCGAGCAGCCATTGCGCGGCCGCATCTTCGTCCTGCGGAACGATCACACGCTTATCGGCATGGTGAACCTGCTCTTCACCATCAGCACGGCCGAGGGCGGCTTTGTCATTCTTATGGAGGACGTCATCGTCCACCCCATGCACCGTGGCCAGGGCTATGGCTCCATGCTCCTCAAACACGCCATTGAGTTCGCACGGGAGAAAAAATTCAAACGCATCACCCTCCTCACTGACCGGATCAGCGCAGAGAGCCAGCGTTTCTTCCAGAAGCACGATTTTGTCTTCTCCCACATGATTCCCATGCGATTGCTCTTTGGGGATGAAAGCGCCGGATGA
- the yidD gene encoding membrane protein insertion efficiency factor YidD produces the protein MKTVIRIAIRGYQIFISPVLHFVGGPGSGCRFEPTCSHYFLQAVERHGVMRGGWMGIKRIGRCNPWGGSGHDPVPDLSPGKSTECHCQNGHPLHQSPSTTPESEIPPRPPV, from the coding sequence ATGAAGACAGTCATACGCATCGCCATCCGGGGCTATCAAATTTTCATTTCCCCGGTGCTGCACTTCGTGGGTGGCCCAGGCAGCGGCTGCCGGTTTGAGCCCACGTGTTCGCATTATTTTCTGCAGGCAGTGGAGCGGCATGGTGTCATGCGCGGCGGCTGGATGGGTATCAAACGGATCGGCCGCTGTAACCCTTGGGGTGGGAGCGGACATGATCCGGTGCCGGACTTGTCACCTGGAAAGTCCACAGAATGTCATTGCCAGAACGGTCATCCGCTCCACCAGTCTCCCTCCACCACCCCGGAGTCTGAGATACCGCCCCGTCCCCCCGTGTGA
- the rpmH gene encoding 50S ribosomal protein L34 gives MPSKRTYQPSKRTRKQQFGFRARTKTVNGRDILRRRRRAGRKRLLPKGVEVHFKRHTQQHNTSGYPSY, from the coding sequence ATGCCCAGCAAACGTACCTACCAGCCCTCCAAGCGCACCCGCAAACAACAGTTTGGGTTCCGCGCCCGGACGAAAACCGTGAACGGACGCGACATCCTGCGCCGCCGCCGCCGTGCTGGCCGCAAGCGTTTGCTTCCCAAGGGTGTGGAAGTGCACTTCAAGCGCCACACGCAACAGCACAACACGAGCGGTTACCCGTCGTACTAA
- a CDS encoding assimilatory sulfite reductase (NADPH) flavoprotein subunit, with the protein MLPEHSPFSPDQRRSIESLIASFSPAQRFWLGGYLSAGEAVPAAAAPATAVKLTILYGTESGNSEKLADLSAKEAKKHGFQATVKNMSDIAPADLAKIENLLVIVSTWGDGDPPESATSFYKALMGQTLALPKLHYSVCALGDTSYERFCQTGKDIDARLAGFGATRVSPRQDCDVDYEENHRTWLEAALAALRALAPSAQAPVAAGGSASAAPASVAYGKKNPFGGELLERVLLNGKGTSKETWHYEISLDGSGLVYEPGDALAVIPVNAPDLVQGILKAAKLSGSEDVSLNGSGSKPLSDALREDFDITALSRPVLTKLQALTKSKKLATLLSEDAKDKFKDYLWGRWIADAIADYAPKGLSAADLVSIFRKLPPRLYSIASSPLAHPGEVHLTVASVRYDAHGVSRKGVASTYLADLVNKGDKVAVYNHQNKNFRLPASSDVPVIMVGPGTGVAPFRAFVEHRGALGQGGKSWLFFGDQRYTYDFLYQVEWQEHLKSGALSKLDVAFSRDQPEKVYVQNRMLERSKELYAWLQDGAHFYVCGDAARMANDVHEALISVVATEGGKSREAAEAYVEDLKKTKRYQRDVY; encoded by the coding sequence ATGCTTCCCGAGCACTCGCCCTTCTCCCCCGACCAACGTCGGTCCATCGAAAGCCTGATCGCCAGTTTTTCCCCCGCGCAACGTTTTTGGCTCGGTGGTTACCTCTCTGCCGGAGAAGCAGTGCCCGCTGCGGCGGCACCCGCCACGGCAGTGAAACTGACCATTCTGTACGGGACGGAATCCGGGAACTCCGAGAAGCTCGCCGATCTCTCCGCCAAGGAGGCCAAAAAACACGGCTTCCAGGCCACCGTGAAAAACATGTCGGACATCGCTCCGGCAGACCTGGCCAAGATCGAGAACCTCCTGGTGATCGTGAGCACGTGGGGCGACGGGGATCCTCCGGAATCCGCCACCTCCTTCTACAAGGCGCTGATGGGCCAGACTCTGGCCCTTCCGAAGCTGCACTACTCCGTATGCGCCCTGGGCGACACCTCGTACGAACGCTTCTGCCAGACTGGCAAGGATATTGACGCCCGCTTGGCCGGTTTCGGAGCCACCCGCGTTTCCCCTCGTCAGGATTGCGACGTGGACTATGAGGAAAATCACCGCACCTGGCTGGAGGCGGCGCTTGCCGCCCTTCGTGCCCTCGCGCCCTCTGCGCAGGCCCCGGTCGCGGCCGGAGGCTCAGCATCCGCAGCGCCTGCCAGCGTCGCCTACGGGAAGAAGAACCCCTTCGGTGGGGAACTCCTGGAACGTGTGCTGCTGAATGGCAAAGGCACCTCCAAGGAAACCTGGCACTACGAGATCTCTCTGGACGGCTCCGGCCTGGTCTATGAACCCGGTGACGCACTGGCGGTGATCCCCGTGAACGCCCCGGACCTGGTGCAGGGCATCCTGAAGGCCGCCAAGCTCAGCGGTAGCGAAGATGTCTCCCTCAACGGCTCGGGCAGCAAGCCGTTGTCCGACGCTCTGCGCGAAGACTTTGACATCACGGCGCTGTCCCGCCCTGTGCTGACCAAGCTACAGGCACTGACGAAGTCCAAAAAGCTGGCCACCCTGCTGAGCGAAGATGCCAAGGACAAGTTCAAGGATTACCTCTGGGGACGCTGGATCGCCGACGCGATCGCGGACTATGCCCCAAAGGGCCTCTCCGCTGCGGACCTGGTTTCCATCTTCCGGAAGCTGCCCCCGCGTCTCTACTCCATCGCCTCCAGCCCTCTCGCCCACCCTGGCGAAGTGCACCTCACCGTCGCCTCAGTGCGTTATGATGCGCATGGCGTGAGCCGCAAGGGAGTTGCTTCCACTTACCTCGCCGATCTGGTGAACAAGGGTGACAAGGTGGCTGTGTACAACCACCAGAACAAAAACTTCCGCCTGCCCGCCTCCTCGGACGTGCCGGTGATCATGGTCGGCCCTGGCACGGGCGTTGCCCCTTTCCGCGCGTTCGTAGAGCACCGCGGTGCCCTTGGTCAGGGCGGCAAGTCCTGGCTGTTCTTTGGCGACCAGCGCTACACCTATGACTTCCTCTACCAGGTGGAGTGGCAGGAACACCTGAAGAGCGGTGCCCTCTCCAAACTGGATGTCGCCTTCTCCCGTGACCAACCCGAGAAGGTGTATGTCCAGAACCGCATGCTGGAGCGCAGCAAGGAGCTTTATGCCTGGCTTCAGGACGGTGCCCACTTCTATGTCTGCGGTGATGCCGCCCGCATGGCCAACGATGTGCACGAGGCCCTCATCTCCGTGGTCGCCACGGAGGGCGGCAAATCCCGCGAGGCCGCCGAGGCCTATGTGGAGGATTTGAAAAAGACGAAGCGCTACCAGCGCGACGTGTACTGA
- a CDS encoding tetratricopeptide repeat protein, translated as MKAPALVRSTGLVIASLAMGVGMGSTGFQATALGQAVPRAVPVAEPAAPRAIPVETPQAPPRATPAVDPGRVPGPDEDLYDYATLTYNQQDYKLAIKPYTDYVTTYPLGRHGAEAWFRLGECYYKTKQNDDAKRCYNEVLTRFPRTDSAGLAAYRMGMFSYNAKDYAKGATYFEIAEKLGTNVDFKLGSVFNKALCYKYSNQKEKALTAFKVVAGVKGGDLQNREFALQEVALGSTELGKKEDAIAAYLEIIGDAKDDKVLGDALIRSGLLYNETNKPAQALKNFERSLALKDLPSDKKGIAVYGLIQGNYVKGDYDGAIDTYTKNATVVAPEDLQGKMLLIVGNAYKNKQMYRQAVDTFLVIEKNHPDTKEALEAGYQKLVCFFQLNDKDMPTFAERFEERYAAKFPGHEYLLMSRLIRADWWFSKAEYVQAAAAFAGLDVSKVPNKVRATVIYKKGFAEAEAGKYTDAVNTLTMFIQEFPKDANLPVALAQRGIAFKGIPSFDKALADFTVIIKDFRGHPALEMAYYQSGDIKSRLRDLPGMIADFETLVKTFPATPAAAECWYRIGRGYFDLKTREGYGKALEPLRKAIELDPKKYLDEASQLLISCQTLREDVDGVSKEIDKYFEARETASVSPAILAWLGERYFKRDNFKAAAKYLVKATTPDNPSGTQGIVWNYLGMAELENGNYDASIRALDFYLAQTPEGASRAKALLTKGHALLGKKSLDEADACAIEGLQIMKEGRLHAQLQLLQGDVFMARGEVAAPTGDLDGAKAAWQKAAGNYVVVSQVFVDPEITPEAAHKAADALDKLGQKDKANSLREQIKTKYPNFVPKGRIKDKEV; from the coding sequence ATGAAAGCCCCAGCCCTGGTACGTTCCACCGGTCTTGTCATTGCCAGCCTCGCCATGGGGGTGGGAATGGGCTCGACGGGATTCCAAGCCACCGCGTTGGGGCAGGCGGTGCCACGTGCTGTTCCCGTTGCGGAGCCGGCTGCTCCCCGAGCCATCCCGGTGGAGACACCCCAGGCACCCCCCAGAGCCACGCCTGCGGTAGATCCAGGCAGAGTGCCCGGACCAGATGAGGACCTGTACGACTATGCGACGCTGACCTACAACCAGCAGGACTACAAGCTGGCCATCAAGCCCTACACGGACTACGTGACGACCTACCCGCTGGGTCGCCATGGGGCCGAGGCCTGGTTCCGTCTGGGTGAATGCTACTACAAGACCAAGCAGAACGACGACGCCAAGCGCTGCTACAATGAGGTGCTGACCCGTTTCCCGCGCACCGACAGCGCGGGCTTGGCGGCCTACCGCATGGGCATGTTCTCCTACAACGCGAAGGACTACGCCAAAGGGGCCACCTACTTCGAAATCGCGGAGAAGCTGGGCACCAATGTGGACTTCAAGCTGGGTTCCGTCTTCAACAAGGCGCTCTGCTACAAGTACTCCAATCAGAAGGAAAAGGCGCTGACGGCTTTCAAGGTGGTGGCCGGAGTGAAGGGCGGCGATTTGCAAAATCGTGAGTTTGCCCTTCAAGAAGTGGCCTTGGGCTCCACCGAGCTGGGCAAAAAGGAAGATGCCATCGCCGCCTATCTGGAGATCATCGGTGACGCCAAGGATGACAAGGTATTGGGCGACGCCCTGATCCGCTCCGGCCTGCTCTACAACGAGACGAACAAGCCGGCGCAGGCGCTCAAGAACTTCGAACGCTCCCTGGCGCTGAAGGACCTGCCATCTGACAAGAAGGGGATTGCCGTGTATGGCCTGATTCAAGGAAACTATGTCAAGGGCGACTACGACGGGGCCATCGACACTTACACGAAGAATGCCACCGTGGTGGCGCCCGAGGATCTCCAGGGCAAGATGCTGCTCATCGTGGGCAATGCCTACAAGAACAAGCAGATGTACCGCCAGGCGGTGGACACCTTCCTGGTGATCGAGAAGAACCATCCCGACACGAAGGAGGCCCTCGAGGCCGGCTATCAGAAGCTGGTGTGTTTCTTCCAGCTGAACGACAAGGACATGCCCACCTTCGCGGAGCGGTTCGAGGAACGCTACGCGGCGAAGTTCCCGGGGCATGAGTACCTTCTGATGTCCCGCCTCATCCGGGCAGACTGGTGGTTCAGCAAGGCCGAATACGTGCAGGCGGCCGCCGCGTTTGCGGGGTTGGACGTGAGCAAAGTGCCAAACAAGGTGCGTGCCACGGTGATTTACAAGAAGGGTTTTGCCGAGGCGGAGGCGGGCAAGTACACGGATGCCGTGAACACCCTGACGATGTTCATCCAGGAGTTTCCCAAGGATGCCAACCTGCCGGTGGCACTCGCCCAGCGCGGGATTGCTTTCAAGGGCATTCCGTCCTTCGACAAGGCGCTGGCGGACTTCACGGTGATCATCAAGGACTTCCGCGGGCATCCGGCGCTGGAAATGGCCTACTATCAGAGCGGTGACATCAAGTCCCGCTTGCGTGATCTGCCGGGGATGATCGCAGACTTTGAGACGCTGGTGAAGACATTCCCGGCAACTCCGGCAGCAGCCGAGTGCTGGTATCGTATCGGTCGCGGATACTTCGATCTCAAGACGCGCGAAGGTTATGGCAAGGCCTTGGAGCCCCTGCGCAAGGCGATTGAGCTGGACCCCAAGAAGTATCTTGATGAGGCAAGCCAGTTGCTCATCTCCTGCCAGACGCTGCGCGAAGACGTGGACGGTGTTTCCAAGGAGATTGACAAGTACTTTGAGGCGCGTGAGACGGCGAGCGTCTCCCCGGCCATCCTGGCCTGGTTGGGGGAACGCTACTTCAAGCGGGACAACTTCAAAGCTGCTGCCAAGTACCTGGTGAAGGCGACCACGCCTGACAATCCATCCGGCACCCAGGGCATTGTCTGGAACTACCTCGGCATGGCCGAACTGGAGAATGGCAACTACGACGCTTCCATCCGTGCTCTCGACTTCTACCTCGCGCAGACTCCCGAAGGGGCGAGCAGGGCCAAGGCGCTGCTCACCAAAGGCCATGCCCTGCTGGGCAAGAAGAGCCTGGACGAGGCCGATGCCTGTGCCATTGAAGGCCTGCAGATCATGAAGGAAGGCCGCCTGCATGCCCAGTTGCAGTTGCTGCAGGGGGATGTCTTCATGGCACGTGGTGAAGTGGCTGCCCCCACAGGTGATCTCGACGGTGCCAAGGCCGCCTGGCAGAAGGCTGCGGGTAACTACGTCGTGGTAAGCCAGGTTTTTGTCGATCCCGAGATCACTCCGGAAGCCGCTCACAAGGCGGCTGATGCTCTGGACAAGCTGGGGCAAAAAGACAAGGCGAATTCCCTGAGAGAGCAGATCAAAACCAAGTACCCGAACTTCGTGCCGAAGGGCCGGATCAAGGACAAGGAAGTGTAA
- a CDS encoding MotA/TolQ/ExbB proton channel family protein has translation MRPKNVLLTLSVLWLMLGLPLASLQAQSPGGGQPGSTAPVITSSAPGTSPPGAQPSALDGGIGNIKHKMGLLFYPMVLLSLFTLALIFFNGFTIRQNAVVSDAFMNSADALIRKQDYLGLLAVCNRRNECVARVTAKALDFATKNPTASFDEVREVTEAEGSRQASLILQRISYLGDVGSIAPMMGLLGTVFGLITSFNQISHTQFAGSQAVGVATGVYEALFCTAAGLIIGIPALMIYAMLRGKAQRLVSELESASTHLMALLSAQYKRAARAAASRSAAASAGHGAHTEIPAL, from the coding sequence ATGCGTCCCAAAAACGTCCTTTTGACCCTCTCCGTACTGTGGCTGATGCTTGGTCTGCCGCTGGCTTCTTTGCAGGCCCAGTCACCCGGGGGCGGCCAGCCTGGATCGACCGCTCCAGTGATCACTTCGTCGGCACCGGGTACGAGTCCTCCGGGCGCGCAGCCGTCCGCTCTGGACGGCGGGATCGGCAATATCAAACACAAAATGGGGTTGTTGTTTTACCCCATGGTGTTGCTCTCGCTTTTCACGCTGGCGCTCATCTTCTTCAATGGGTTCACCATCCGTCAAAATGCCGTGGTGAGCGATGCCTTCATGAACTCGGCGGACGCCCTGATCCGCAAACAGGACTACTTGGGCCTGCTGGCCGTCTGCAACCGCCGCAATGAGTGTGTGGCCCGCGTGACGGCCAAGGCCCTGGATTTTGCCACGAAGAACCCGACTGCGAGCTTCGATGAAGTGCGGGAAGTGACCGAGGCGGAAGGCAGCCGTCAGGCGAGTTTGATCCTCCAGCGCATCTCCTACCTGGGTGATGTGGGCTCCATCGCCCCCATGATGGGGCTGCTGGGCACGGTTTTCGGTCTGATCACGTCCTTCAACCAGATCTCTCACACCCAGTTCGCGGGCAGCCAGGCCGTGGGCGTGGCTACCGGGGTGTATGAAGCTCTCTTCTGTACGGCGGCAGGTCTCATCATCGGCATTCCCGCTCTCATGATCTACGCCATGCTGCGCGGCAAGGCCCAGCGCCTTGTGTCGGAACTGGAGTCTGCCAGCACCCATCTCATGGCCCTGCTTTCCGCCCAGTACAAGCGGGCGGCTCGCGCCGCTGCATCCCGCTCGGCTGCTGCCTCCGCCGGGCATGGAGCTCATACGGAGATTCCCGCGCTCTGA
- a CDS encoding ExbD/TolR family protein has product MKFRNVSKIEPIPLQLAPLIDILLLLLLFFIITMNFAKQETEIEIAVPAAEEGKENTDRTYGEIVINVKKDGTILMEGQTLTAEQLLTKLKLIASIQKDQAVILRSDENSLYKFTINVLDVCQKAGIWNVSFATRPPESDAPGGAPPSAPAPSAAASTAL; this is encoded by the coding sequence ATGAAATTTCGCAACGTCAGCAAGATTGAGCCCATTCCGCTACAGTTGGCTCCCCTGATCGACATCCTTTTGCTCCTTCTCCTGTTCTTCATTATCACGATGAATTTCGCCAAGCAGGAGACGGAAATCGAGATCGCTGTGCCTGCTGCTGAGGAGGGCAAGGAGAACACTGATCGAACCTACGGAGAGATCGTGATCAATGTCAAAAAGGACGGCACCATCCTCATGGAGGGGCAGACGCTGACGGCAGAACAGCTCCTGACTAAACTCAAATTGATCGCGAGCATCCAGAAGGATCAGGCCGTGATCCTGCGCAGTGACGAGAATAGTCTCTACAAGTTCACCATTAATGTTTTGGATGTTTGCCAGAAAGCAGGCATTTGGAACGTGTCTTTTGCGACGCGACCACCAGAATCTGATGCACCGGGCGGTGCGCCGCCGTCGGCACCGGCCCCCTCGGCAGCTGCCTCCACCGCCTTGTAG
- the rnpA gene encoding ribonuclease P protein component, which produces MRFPAARRLRSASEFGRVRSEGTTYPGRYVVLGVLRADEEAPWRSGLITSRKVGGAVQRNLVRRRLREILRATPLAPGVWLVVIARWKAAGATFDELRTDFQKVAKRAGVLVRENPPSQSQTRPAAREAE; this is translated from the coding sequence ATGCGATTTCCCGCCGCGCGCCGACTTCGGAGTGCCTCCGAATTTGGTCGTGTGCGGTCTGAGGGCACCACTTACCCCGGGCGCTACGTTGTGCTCGGGGTTTTGCGTGCCGATGAGGAGGCACCTTGGAGGTCCGGCCTCATCACCTCTCGGAAGGTGGGCGGCGCGGTGCAGAGGAATCTGGTGCGTCGCCGTCTCCGGGAAATTTTGCGTGCCACCCCTCTCGCTCCGGGAGTGTGGCTGGTGGTCATTGCCCGCTGGAAGGCGGCCGGTGCCACTTTTGATGAACTGCGCACCGACTTCCAAAAAGTCGCCAAACGCGCCGGTGTCTTGGTTCGCGAGAATCCTCCATCCCAGTCCCAGACGCGGCCAGCGGCCCGTGAAGCGGAATGA
- a CDS encoding NADPH-dependent assimilatory sulfite reductase hemoprotein subunit — protein MSEKKLSANEGIKTRSNYLRGTIAEGLADLSTGSLSEDDQQLIKFHGSYQQDDRDLRPDRRKHRLEKAYSFMLRIRVPGGVSTPHQWLETDRMADAYANGTIKLTTRQAFQLHGIIKTNLKRTIKEINDAAMDTIAACGDVNRNVMCNPNPFLSSVHEEVIKAARDISTHLTPQTGAYHEIWLDGEKVKSSEEDEEPIYGKTYLPRKFKITIAVPPSNDVDIFANDLSFIAIVEEGRLVGYNVAVGGGMGMTHGNEATFPRIADVIGYCPADKVVDVAEKVVLVQRDFGDRTDRKHSRLKYTIQDRSPEWFLSELNKYLGYDLEPVRPYEFKDNGDRYGWVEDERGNFHYTLFVQGGRVLDTPGYPMRTGLREIAKIHDGDFRLTANQNLQIANISAKKRAEVEALLEKYGMHQSHERSALRLASIACVSLPTCALALAEAERYLPDVLTTLEETLEDVGLRHDSITIRMTGCPNGCGRPFISEIGFVGRGPDRYNLYLGGGHAGQRLSKLYRQDVAAEDIQAVLAPILKRYATERNEGEHFGDFVIRAGYVQATVQGDDFHKNIKDEAYLSS, from the coding sequence ATGTCTGAAAAGAAACTGTCCGCCAACGAAGGCATCAAAACCCGCTCCAACTACCTGCGCGGCACCATCGCGGAGGGTCTGGCCGACCTTTCCACCGGCTCCCTCTCCGAAGACGACCAGCAGCTCATCAAGTTCCACGGCAGCTATCAGCAGGATGACCGTGACCTGCGCCCGGACCGCCGCAAGCACCGTCTGGAGAAGGCTTATTCGTTCATGCTCCGCATTCGCGTGCCCGGTGGCGTGTCCACCCCGCACCAGTGGCTTGAGACCGATCGCATGGCCGATGCCTATGCGAACGGCACGATCAAGCTGACCACCCGCCAGGCCTTCCAGCTTCACGGGATCATCAAGACCAACCTGAAGCGCACGATCAAGGAGATCAATGACGCGGCCATGGACACCATCGCGGCATGCGGTGACGTGAATCGCAACGTGATGTGCAACCCCAACCCCTTCCTCTCCAGCGTGCATGAGGAAGTGATCAAGGCCGCCCGCGACATCTCCACCCACCTGACACCCCAGACGGGGGCCTATCACGAGATCTGGCTGGACGGTGAAAAGGTGAAGAGCAGCGAGGAGGATGAAGAACCCATCTACGGGAAGACCTATCTCCCCCGCAAGTTCAAGATCACCATCGCCGTGCCCCCGAGCAACGATGTGGACATCTTCGCCAACGACCTTTCATTCATTGCCATCGTGGAAGAAGGCAGGCTGGTCGGCTACAACGTCGCCGTCGGCGGAGGCATGGGCATGACCCATGGCAACGAGGCCACCTTCCCACGCATCGCTGACGTGATCGGCTACTGCCCCGCTGACAAGGTGGTGGACGTGGCGGAAAAAGTGGTGCTGGTGCAGCGCGACTTCGGTGACCGCACCGACCGCAAGCACTCCCGCCTGAAATACACGATTCAAGACCGCAGCCCGGAGTGGTTCCTTTCCGAGCTGAACAAATACCTCGGGTACGACCTCGAACCCGTGCGTCCGTATGAGTTCAAGGACAATGGGGACCGCTACGGCTGGGTCGAGGATGAGCGTGGCAACTTCCACTACACCCTCTTCGTGCAGGGTGGGCGCGTACTGGACACCCCCGGCTACCCCATGCGCACGGGACTGCGCGAGATCGCCAAGATCCACGACGGCGACTTCCGCCTGACGGCAAACCAGAACCTTCAGATCGCCAACATCTCCGCCAAGAAGCGCGCTGAGGTGGAAGCCCTGCTCGAGAAGTACGGCATGCACCAGAGCCATGAGCGCAGCGCCCTCCGCCTCGCCTCCATCGCTTGCGTGTCTCTGCCAACATGCGCCCTCGCCCTTGCAGAAGCCGAGCGCTATCTGCCGGATGTGCTCACCACTCTGGAGGAGACATTGGAAGATGTGGGCCTGCGTCATGACTCAATCACGATTCGCATGACCGGCTGCCCAAACGGTTGCGGCCGCCCCTTCATCTCGGAGATCGGCTTCGTGGGTCGCGGTCCAGATCGCTACAATCTGTATCTGGGCGGTGGTCATGCGGGCCAGCGTCTGAGCAAGCTGTATCGTCAGGACGTGGCCGCAGAGGATATTCAAGCCGTACTGGCCCCCATCTTGAAACGCTACGCCACGGAGCGAAACGAGGGAGAGCACTTCGGTGACTTCGTCATCCGCGCCGGCTACGTGCAGGCGACGGTGCAGGGCGATGACTTCCACAAGAACATCAAGGACGAAGCCTATCTCTCAAGCTAG
- a CDS encoding HupE/UreJ family protein, with protein METFLHCLISGFQHIVPEGPDHVLFVLGLFLMCREIGALLWQVTLFTLAHSLTLALALCGLVTLPDRPVEILIALSIAFIAVENLVLRDLSRWRPLVVVVFGLVHGFGFAGAFVESGIPLNDPLVAVLGLNLGVELGQLAVLAVAFALFGQFWERGWYRRAVTVPGSLAIGALGLTWAVMRMSA; from the coding sequence ATGGAAACCTTCCTCCACTGCCTGATTTCAGGCTTCCAGCACATCGTGCCGGAAGGGCCGGACCACGTCTTGTTCGTGCTGGGGCTCTTTCTGATGTGCCGGGAGATTGGGGCCTTGCTTTGGCAGGTCACTCTTTTCACCCTGGCTCATTCTCTCACGCTTGCCCTGGCGCTCTGTGGTCTGGTGACCCTCCCGGATCGCCCGGTAGAGATCCTGATCGCCCTGAGCATCGCCTTCATCGCGGTGGAAAATCTCGTTTTGAGAGATTTGAGCCGTTGGCGACCGCTGGTAGTGGTCGTGTTTGGTCTGGTCCACGGATTCGGGTTTGCCGGCGCTTTTGTGGAGTCAGGAATCCCTCTGAATGATCCGCTGGTGGCAGTGCTGGGCCTGAACCTGGGGGTGGAACTGGGACAGCTAGCGGTTCTGGCTGTGGCATTTGCGTTATTCGGCCAGTTTTGGGAGCGCGGCTGGTATCGGAGGGCGGTCACTGTTCCTGGCTCGCTGGCCATTGGAGCTCTGGGGTTAACCTGGGCTGTCATGCGAATGTCCGCCTGA